The proteins below come from a single Corynebacterium cystitidis genomic window:
- the coaBC gene encoding bifunctional phosphopantothenoylcysteine decarboxylase/phosphopantothenate--cysteine ligase CoaBC, which translates to MAARTIVVGVSGGIAAYKACMLVRDLKEHGDDVRVVPTPNALNFVGAATFEALSGHPVSTTVFDAVDEVQHVRVGQEADAVVIAPATADVIARLVAGRADDLLTATVLVATCPIIVAPAMHTEMWNNPATQANVAVLRQRGVTVLEPAHGRLTGHDSGAGRMLEPGQIAALSRAVLDGADLTPDWQGKKVVVSAGGTQENIDPVRFIGNRSSGRQGFALADVAAHRGADVTIVAGDTDALDVPAGATVVRVRSTREMEQAMNEAATDADIIIMAAAVADFRPEAEADSKLKKGSVHEEALSTIHLVENPDILAGLVERRDRGDLKDGVRIVGFAAETGDESSSGLDYGRAKLARKGCDYLMVNEVTGGRVFGEATNRGWLLGRDGTEVTIPDASKHVVAAAILAQLDEKLDENLF; encoded by the coding sequence ATGGCTGCGCGCACAATCGTTGTCGGAGTGTCGGGCGGAATTGCCGCTTATAAGGCATGTATGTTGGTTCGGGACCTTAAGGAGCACGGCGATGATGTACGTGTTGTTCCCACTCCCAACGCCCTAAACTTTGTCGGTGCAGCGACTTTTGAGGCGCTTTCTGGCCACCCGGTTTCAACTACTGTATTTGATGCGGTGGATGAGGTGCAGCATGTGCGCGTGGGCCAGGAAGCGGACGCGGTGGTGATTGCTCCCGCCACAGCGGATGTGATCGCGCGCCTTGTTGCAGGGCGTGCCGACGACCTGCTCACTGCGACTGTGTTGGTTGCAACATGTCCGATTATTGTGGCCCCAGCGATGCACACTGAGATGTGGAACAATCCGGCAACCCAAGCCAATGTGGCTGTTTTGCGCCAGCGAGGTGTCACTGTCTTGGAACCTGCGCATGGTCGGCTCACCGGTCACGATAGTGGTGCCGGCCGCATGTTGGAGCCGGGGCAGATCGCAGCGTTGTCGCGTGCGGTGCTTGATGGTGCGGATCTTACTCCAGATTGGCAGGGGAAGAAGGTCGTCGTGAGTGCTGGGGGCACTCAGGAAAATATTGACCCGGTGCGGTTCATCGGCAACCGCTCTTCGGGCAGACAGGGCTTTGCGCTTGCCGACGTTGCCGCTCACCGTGGTGCCGATGTAACGATCGTCGCCGGTGACACGGATGCTCTTGACGTTCCTGCGGGAGCTACGGTCGTTCGGGTCCGGTCTACTCGGGAGATGGAACAAGCTATGAACGAGGCTGCCACGGACGCGGACATTATTATCATGGCCGCTGCAGTTGCGGATTTCCGTCCGGAAGCGGAGGCAGATTCGAAGTTGAAGAAGGGGAGTGTTCACGAGGAGGCGCTAAGCACAATACATCTTGTGGAGAACCCAGATATTTTGGCTGGTCTCGTGGAAAGGAGGGACCGGGGAGACCTGAAAGACGGTGTACGCATTGTAGGCTTTGCAGCAGAAACTGGTGATGAGTCATCGTCCGGGCTGGATTATGGTCGGGCCAAACTCGCGAGGAAGGGTTGTGACTACCTGATGGTCAATGAGGTAACTGGTGGCAGGGTGTTCGGTGAGGCCACCAACCGTGGGTGGTTGTTGGGCCGCGACGGTACTGAGGTGACCATTCCGGATGCGTCGAAACATGTGGTCGCTGCTGCAATTCTGGCGCAGCTTGATGAGAAGCTTGATGAAAACTTGTTCTAA
- the gmk gene encoding guanylate kinase, producing MSVGNPKGRLVVLAGPSAVGKSTVVHRLREELKDLYFSVSMTTRAPRPGEVDGQDYFFVTPEVFQDRIDAGEMLEWAEIHGGLQRSGTPAKPVREALALGKPVLVEVDLAGARAVKKIMPEAITVFLAPPSWEVLVDRLTGRGTETQDVIDRRLETARAELSAQDEFDDVVVNDNVDAAVAEISAILRDGNRNDPTKSE from the coding sequence GTGTCCGTAGGCAACCCCAAGGGGCGCCTCGTCGTATTGGCGGGGCCGTCCGCCGTTGGGAAGTCGACGGTTGTGCACCGCCTTCGCGAAGAGCTTAAGGATTTGTACTTCTCTGTATCGATGACTACCCGTGCACCTCGCCCGGGTGAAGTTGATGGCCAAGACTATTTCTTTGTCACTCCTGAGGTCTTCCAGGATCGTATTGACGCTGGCGAAATGCTGGAGTGGGCAGAGATCCATGGCGGTCTGCAACGTTCCGGTACACCAGCGAAGCCAGTGCGCGAGGCTCTCGCTTTGGGAAAGCCTGTCTTAGTCGAGGTAGACTTGGCGGGTGCCCGGGCTGTTAAAAAGATCATGCCAGAGGCGATTACGGTCTTTTTAGCACCCCCTTCGTGGGAGGTTCTCGTTGACCGTTTAACGGGCCGGGGTACTGAGACCCAGGACGTGATCGATCGGCGGTTGGAGACAGCGCGTGCCGAGCTTTCCGCACAGGATGAGTTCGATGACGTGGTTGTGAACGACAACGTCGATGCGGCAGTGGCAGAAATCAGTGCTATCCTGCGTGATGGCAATCGAAACGACCCAACAAAGAGCGAGTAG
- the def gene encoding peptide deformylase, whose amino-acid sequence MTIREIRLFGDPVLTSRAREVTEFDGSLRTLIDDMLDTMDAAGGVGLAANQIGLLKRVFVYDCSHVEAGLRGAIINPVWQPWGDKMQVGPEGCLSIPDISAETQRHFSVVVRGQDVEGRAVALQASGLMARCIQHETDHLDGVLFLKRLEPEIRKEAMGLIRTADWFKEN is encoded by the coding sequence ATGACGATCCGTGAGATTCGGCTGTTTGGTGACCCGGTGTTAACGTCGCGTGCACGCGAGGTGACGGAGTTCGATGGGTCGTTGCGTACGCTTATCGACGATATGTTGGACACCATGGATGCTGCGGGAGGAGTGGGTTTGGCAGCTAACCAGATTGGCCTGCTCAAGCGTGTTTTTGTGTATGACTGCTCACATGTGGAGGCGGGGTTGCGTGGCGCCATTATCAATCCGGTGTGGCAGCCGTGGGGTGACAAGATGCAGGTTGGGCCTGAGGGGTGCTTGTCTATTCCGGATATTTCAGCTGAAACACAGCGTCACTTCTCCGTGGTCGTGCGCGGGCAGGACGTTGAGGGGCGGGCTGTGGCGTTGCAGGCGAGTGGGTTGATGGCGCGCTGTATCCAGCATGAGACCGATCACTTGGATGGGGTGCTGTTTTTGAAGCGGCTTGAACCGGAGATTCGGAAAGAGGCGATGGGGCTGATTCGCACGGCTGATTGGTTTAAGGAGAATTAA
- the mihF gene encoding integration host factor, actinobacterial type, with product MALPKLTDEQRKAALEKAAEARKKRAELKASLKRGDTNLKEVLDKAQSDEIIGKTKVSALLEALPKVGKVKAREIMEELEIAQTRRLRGLGERQRRALLERFGFSED from the coding sequence GTGGCCCTTCCCAAGTTGACTGACGAGCAGCGCAAGGCAGCGCTCGAAAAGGCTGCTGAAGCACGCAAGAAGCGCGCAGAGCTGAAGGCATCCCTGAAGCGTGGCGACACCAACCTCAAGGAAGTCCTGGACAAGGCTCAGTCTGATGAGATCATCGGCAAGACCAAAGTCTCCGCACTTCTGGAAGCCCTCCCAAAGGTTGGTAAGGTTAAGGCCCGCGAGATTATGGAAGAGCTCGAGATCGCGCAGACCCGTCGCCTGCGTGGCTTGGGTGAGCGTCAGCGCCGTGCTCTGCTGGAGCGCTTCGGCTTCTCCGAGGACTAA
- the metK gene encoding methionine adenosyltransferase, with protein MSSSDKFYRLFTSESVTEGHPDKICDAISDTVLDDMLRQDPASRVAVETLVTTGMVHVVGEVSTKAYSNIAQLVRDKLVEIGFTSSDVGFDGQTCGVAISIGEQSKEIADGVTNSQEVREQKSTVADDQAGAGDQGLMFGYATNETAEFMPLPISTAHRLARRLTQVRKEGVVDGLRPDGKTQVTFAYDGDEPVYLDTVVISTQHDPDFTGKELAVAMREHVVDWVVKDAGLEQFVTDDLKLLINPSGSFVVGGPMGDAGLTGRKIIVDTYGGMARHGGGAFSGKDPSKVDRSGAYAMRWVAKNIVAAGLADRAEVQIAYAIGRAAPVGLYVETFGTAKDGLTDADIQQAVEKVFDLRPTAIIRELDLLRPIYAQTAAYGHFGRTDIDRPWEWLNKVDDLKAAING; from the coding sequence GTGTCTTCTTCTGATAAGTTTTATCGCCTCTTCACCAGTGAATCGGTGACTGAGGGCCACCCTGACAAAATCTGTGATGCGATCTCGGACACGGTGCTCGACGATATGCTGCGCCAGGATCCTGCAAGCCGGGTAGCAGTAGAGACACTAGTGACTACGGGCATGGTGCATGTGGTTGGGGAGGTGTCCACGAAAGCTTACTCGAATATTGCGCAGCTGGTGCGCGACAAGTTGGTTGAGATCGGATTCACCTCCTCCGATGTCGGCTTTGACGGGCAGACCTGTGGGGTTGCTATCTCGATTGGTGAGCAATCGAAGGAGATCGCCGATGGTGTGACAAACTCGCAGGAGGTCCGTGAGCAAAAGTCCACCGTGGCTGATGACCAGGCTGGTGCAGGTGACCAGGGCTTGATGTTTGGTTACGCAACCAACGAGACTGCGGAGTTCATGCCACTGCCCATTTCCACGGCGCACCGTTTGGCGCGGCGCCTCACCCAGGTGCGCAAGGAGGGCGTCGTCGATGGGCTGCGTCCTGACGGCAAGACTCAGGTCACCTTCGCCTACGACGGTGACGAGCCCGTGTATTTGGATACAGTGGTGATCTCGACTCAGCATGATCCGGACTTCACCGGCAAGGAGCTCGCGGTAGCGATGCGCGAACATGTTGTGGACTGGGTTGTCAAGGACGCGGGCCTGGAACAGTTCGTTACTGATGATCTGAAGCTGTTGATCAACCCATCTGGTTCGTTCGTTGTTGGTGGACCCATGGGCGATGCTGGTTTAACTGGCCGTAAAATCATCGTCGATACCTATGGTGGTATGGCCCGCCACGGTGGCGGCGCGTTCTCCGGCAAGGACCCATCGAAGGTGGACCGTTCTGGCGCCTACGCCATGCGCTGGGTGGCGAAGAATATCGTCGCAGCTGGCCTGGCCGACCGTGCTGAGGTACAGATTGCTTATGCGATTGGGCGGGCAGCACCTGTCGGCCTTTACGTTGAGACATTCGGAACCGCTAAGGATGGACTGACTGATGCAGATATCCAGCAAGCGGTGGAGAAAGTCTTCGACCTGCGTCCGACTGCGATCATCCGCGAGCTAGATTTGCTGCGACCTATTTATGCGCAGACCGCGGCGTACGGCCACTTTGGGCGCACGGACATTGATCGGCCTTGGGAGTGGCTCAACAAGGTCGACGACCTGAAAGCTGCCATTAACGGCTAG
- a CDS encoding primosomal protein N' yields MTDTRATTSTPVARVLPLLGLPHLDRTFDYLVKESDSEAAQPGVRVRIRFGGRLVDAFVVERSATSDHEGTLRYIERVISADVVYPPRIRALVDALAERYAGVRSDIVRTAIPPRHAKAEDKDTDTPWEKLGSVTEPDLSAWSAYVNGTSFVDAVVDGKLARAAWQVAPGADWADTVSALVTKVAIDGGGALVVVPDQRDVDAIESALRERMGPRQITVLTASLGPQARYSRYLSVLHGQGRVVVGTRSAAFAPVQNLRLMVLLDDGNDNLVDPRAPYVHAREVLTTRSAIEKVSLIIGGHSRTAETQLLVESGWAHDLVAPREILRGSMPYIHAAGDSDFELARDSRARTARLPSVAFDAARRALARDRPVLFQVPRVGYVQSILCQHCRTPARCRWCNGPLGRNSHRDEALSCRWCGRLDGHYSCPECGSRQMRDGIKGTDRTAEELGRAFPQIRVVSSWGERIQDVIDEGPTIVVATPGAEPAVVGSNQAYGAAVLLDAWALMGRADLRAMEDTMAKWAATVTLVEPHSAGGEVIVVAPPSAPVVQHLIRWDMPGFAARELQARREVGFPPAVHMAAVDAPAVSLERFIRLVELPSDANVLGPVDLPVGVELPGSWDVDELGPAQRILVRIPLRGRNELGRALRVAAINRAVRKDDAPLRIQVDPIHVG; encoded by the coding sequence ATGACCGACACCCGCGCCACCACCAGTACTCCCGTGGCGCGGGTGTTGCCGTTGTTGGGGCTTCCACACCTGGACCGTACCTTCGATTACCTGGTAAAAGAGTCCGACAGTGAGGCTGCCCAGCCGGGAGTGCGAGTGCGAATCCGCTTCGGGGGCAGGCTTGTCGACGCCTTCGTTGTCGAACGCAGTGCGACGTCAGACCATGAAGGGACGCTGCGCTATATCGAGCGCGTTATTTCGGCTGATGTGGTGTATCCGCCACGCATCAGGGCACTTGTCGACGCTCTGGCCGAACGTTATGCGGGTGTGCGTTCTGATATTGTGCGCACTGCGATCCCACCCCGGCATGCGAAGGCTGAGGACAAAGACACAGATACGCCGTGGGAGAAACTGGGGAGCGTGACCGAGCCAGACCTGTCTGCGTGGAGCGCGTATGTCAACGGCACCTCGTTTGTTGATGCCGTTGTTGACGGCAAACTGGCGCGTGCGGCGTGGCAGGTGGCTCCTGGTGCGGATTGGGCTGATACTGTCTCGGCGTTGGTGACCAAGGTGGCTATCGATGGTGGTGGCGCCCTTGTGGTGGTACCTGATCAGCGCGATGTCGATGCGATTGAGTCCGCTTTACGCGAGAGGATGGGGCCGCGTCAGATTACGGTGCTTACGGCGTCGTTGGGCCCGCAGGCGCGCTACTCCCGCTATTTGTCGGTGCTCCATGGGCAAGGACGGGTGGTCGTCGGCACGCGCTCTGCTGCTTTCGCTCCTGTTCAGAATCTGCGGTTGATGGTGCTGCTGGATGATGGTAACGACAACTTGGTTGATCCACGTGCCCCGTATGTGCATGCGCGAGAGGTTCTTACTACGCGCTCGGCGATTGAGAAGGTGTCGCTGATTATCGGCGGACATTCTAGAACGGCGGAGACGCAACTGTTGGTGGAATCCGGGTGGGCCCATGACTTAGTGGCACCGCGGGAGATTCTGCGCGGGTCGATGCCGTATATTCACGCGGCAGGTGATTCAGACTTCGAGCTGGCACGTGATTCACGGGCGCGAACGGCGCGTCTTCCGTCGGTGGCGTTTGACGCGGCGCGGCGGGCGTTGGCGCGTGATCGGCCGGTGTTGTTTCAAGTGCCGCGTGTGGGGTACGTGCAGTCGATTTTGTGCCAGCACTGTCGTACGCCTGCTCGGTGTCGTTGGTGTAACGGGCCGTTGGGGAGAAATTCCCATCGCGACGAGGCTTTGTCGTGCCGGTGGTGCGGGCGCCTGGATGGGCATTATTCCTGCCCGGAGTGTGGTTCGCGCCAGATGCGCGACGGTATTAAGGGGACAGACCGGACAGCTGAGGAGCTGGGGAGAGCTTTTCCGCAGATCCGGGTGGTGTCGTCGTGGGGCGAGCGAATCCAGGATGTGATTGATGAAGGCCCAACGATTGTTGTGGCTACGCCCGGCGCGGAGCCTGCTGTTGTCGGTTCCAATCAGGCTTATGGTGCAGCAGTGTTGCTGGATGCGTGGGCGCTTATGGGGCGTGCTGATTTGCGTGCTATGGAAGATACGATGGCCAAATGGGCAGCCACGGTGACGCTGGTTGAGCCACACTCCGCTGGGGGTGAGGTGATTGTTGTCGCGCCGCCGAGTGCGCCGGTGGTGCAACATCTCATTCGTTGGGATATGCCAGGTTTTGCAGCACGTGAGCTTCAGGCGCGTCGCGAGGTTGGGTTTCCTCCGGCGGTGCATATGGCTGCTGTGGATGCGCCGGCGGTGTCGTTGGAGCGTTTCATTCGCCTTGTGGAGTTGCCGTCGGATGCGAACGTGTTAGGCCCTGTTGATCTGCCTGTTGGGGTGGAGCTGCCTGGTTCGTGGGATGTCGATGAGCTTGGTCCGGCGCAGCGGATCTTGGTCCGGATTCCTTTGCGTGGCAGGAATGAATTGGGTCGCGCGCTGCGGGTGGCCGCGATTAATCGGGCGGTACGCAAGGATGATGCTCCGTTGCGTATTCAAGTCGATCCGATTCACGTGGGTTAG
- the rpoZ gene encoding DNA-directed RNA polymerase subunit omega, which yields MSNVTNDLGASEDLVYDTPEGITAPPIDELLTKVSSKYALVIFAAKRARQINSYYQEHDEGVFEFIGPLVTPEQGEKPLSIALREIQAGLLEHEEGQ from the coding sequence GTGAGCAACGTGACCAACGATCTGGGTGCGTCGGAAGACTTGGTGTACGACACACCGGAAGGTATTACCGCGCCACCCATCGACGAACTGTTGACCAAGGTGTCATCAAAGTACGCCCTGGTAATCTTCGCCGCGAAGCGCGCGCGCCAGATCAACAGCTACTACCAGGAGCACGATGAGGGCGTGTTCGAGTTTATCGGGCCGCTGGTGACTCCTGAGCAGGGAGAAAAGCCGTTGTCTATCGCATTGCGCGAAATTCAGGCAGGTCTTCTCGAACACGAGGAAGGCCAGTAA